CTAAGCCAGCAGATCATCCGCACATGAATCCCCTTTCGTGGTCATCAATTGATGCCTGTTATTCTTGCCATAAAAGAAGTATGTTTACGGTGAGTCACCCGGTAAATGTGGCCTTGAGGCCCTTTATGGCCAATGACGAACTTCCACTTTTTAGGGGCGTAATAACCTGTGCTACCTGCCACAACCCTCATGGTTCAGCCTATCCTTATGACTTGCGCAAATATGGACCTGGATTATGTAAAACCTGTCACAAAGACAAATAATCGGTACGGAGAAGAGAGATGCAAAAGCGTAAAAAACTCAACTTGTCGGTCAAAGCGGATTTACAGCGCTGGCTTTTGTTAAAAATTGGTGTGGCCATTGTGATTTCTGTTGGCATAGCCTTAGCTATCCTTTACGCGTTTAGCCACAAAGAATTAGGTGACAGTCTATACCACGCTCATTTTACTATCAAACATGTAAGTGACTTGCTGTTACCGGTCATTTTAGTAGCAGGTGGTGTTTGCCTTTTAACAGGCTTTTTTATCGTTATCTTTCTTCCCCAAAAAATTGCTGGGCCGCTTTATCGTGTAGAAGAAGACTTGAAATATATCGCTTCTACCGGAGATCTCCGTAAAAAAATCTCCCTAAGAAAGGGAGATAAATTTTTTCATTCTTTAGCTGACGCCGCTAACAAACTTGTTGAACGAGTTAGAAAAGATTACCAGGACATCCAAGATAAGATAGATCAAGCCCAAAAGGCAATAAAAGAAGGGCGAAATGAAGAAGCTCTTAAATTACTCTCTCAAATAAAAGAAAACTTGAAACAAAAGTCATAAGGGGAAACGCTTTAAGGGGGTATAAATAGCCCCTTTGGGATGAAGGGTACTTTCGTAAAGAATGAGTTCGCCAATTTTGATTTCTCCAGTAGGAATGACTTCGTCTTCGAGATGCTCTTTAATTTTGTTAAAAAGGGCTTCTTTTCTTTGGTAAGACTTTACTCGGCCAAGGGTGACATGCGGCACAAAGGGTCTTTTCTCCCTGGGAAAACCTATTTTTTCAAAGGCTTCTTCAAGCTTTTGCTGAAGAAGAACCAGGGCCTTTAAGTTACCCGTAAGCCCAACCCAAACCACACGCGGAGAGCGTAATGAAGGAAACGCTCCCATCCCTTTTATCCCCAACTCTAGTTCAGAAAGTCGAAGATCCTTTAAAACTTGTTCAACAACTTTGGCTATAGCGGGAATCTTCTCTTCGGGGACTTCTCCGAAAAATTTTAAGGTTAAATGAATCCCCTCGGGACGCACCCAGCGGACTTGAGCCCTGCTCGATGCCAAATCTTCCTGAAGCTCTTTAAGCTTTTCTTTAACTTTTACAGGGAAATTGATAGCTAGGAACAAGCGTGCCATAAGTCAGATACCTTCTAAGCCAATCAAGGGCCGTACTAGCTGCGTAATCTTGAACCAGATGGCGCTCCCCAGGAAAAAGAAAACATTGCGCCACGGTATCCTCTGGGCACGAAAAACCAATCCAAACAGTGCCCACGGGTTTTTGAGCGCTGCCACCAGTAGGTCCAGCAATCCCGGTAACCCCTATGCCATAAGTGGTTCCAGAAAGCTTGCGAACCCCCTCTGCCATGGCAAGGGCCACAGGTTTACTCACCGCTCCGTGCCTGTTAATGGCTTCCTCAGGAACGCCTAAAATCTCAATTTTTGCTTGGTTTGAGTAGGTAACTACCCCCCTTTCGAAATAGGCTGAGGAACCAGGGATACGGGTAAGACGTGAGGCAATAAGCCCTCCAGTACAAGACTCCGCAACAGCAAGTGTCTCTCCTTTAGCATTTAAGAGTTTGCCTACTACTGATTCAAGCACATCTTCATCGTGACCAAAAATATTCTGGCCTAAGGTCTTTTCTATCTTAGCTGATACCTCCATAAAAAGAGCTTGAGCAGTATCAAAAGATGAATCCCATACAAGTAAGGAAATATGGATTTCCGGAAGCGCAGGATAAAAGCCTATTTTGATATTTTCCTTGTGAAGAAGGCACTCCAGGGCAAGGTTAATGTCTGCCTCTCTTAGGCCGAACACCTTAAAAACCCTGCTCAAAAAGTATTTGTCAGTTGGTAAAAGTTTTTTAAGAAGAGGGATAACACGGCTTTCTAAAAGAAGTTCAAACTCCTCAGGCACCCCTGGCAGACAAAAAATAAGTTTATCGTTGGCACGAAGATAGTAGCCCGCTATAGCGTGATCATAAGTAAGGAGCTCAGCCCCTTGCGGAAGCTCTGCCATCTTTAAGCGCAAAGGATTATGAGAAAGCCCTTGGGCTCGTTCTCTTGCTTTAATCCTTGCCACCATATCTTCATGACGCACCAAAGGCCGCCCAAGTGCCTTTGCTACTGCTTCATTGGTTATATCGTCGGTTGTAGGGCCAAGGCCTCCGCTTATGATAAGAAACTGGTAACGTTTTAAAAAATCATTCAAATAGCGTTCGATGAGTTCGTGGTCATCAGGGATGGTTACTATCTCAGCAGTTTCGTAACCGTTTAAAAGAAGAGTTCTCGCCGCCAAAAAGCTGGTACGGTTTAAGACGCGACCTTCAACCAGCTCATTTCCAACGGCTAAAATGGCCCCTTTCATGCCTTTTGTTTAGCACAAAAAATCAAAGGCAGTCAAAACTTATGCGGCAAAAGCAGGGAGAGAAACTGCCGCAGGTTTTAAAGGAGCACGCCCAGGGGAGGGATACCAACGCCAGGCGTAAAGGCTCTCACCCAAGGCCTTGACCGCCCGCAAGTGCAGCTTATGAGAAGCGCGTGTTGCCTTTATCTTGGCTAAAATAGGTGCGCCAAAAAGATAAAGGTCTCCGAGGAGGTCCAGGGTTTTATGGCGGACGAATTCATCAGGAAAATGTAAACCATCAGGGTTAAGTACCTGTTTGTCGTCCAGCACAAGGGCATTTTCAAGGCTTCCGCCACGCAAAAGGCCCTTCTCACGCAACACAGCGAGATCTTCAAGAAAGGCAAAAGTGCGCGCCATACACACTTGGGAGACGTATTTTTCTTGGGAAAGTTCAAAGGAAAACTTTTGATGCCCGATAACAGGATGCGCAAAGTCTATTTCGTAATCTATGGCCAGGGTGTCCGCAGGGGAAATCACTATGCTTTTTTCGCCTTCACGGACGATTATTTCTTCTTCAAGACGAACATAACGCCTAAGCGCCCACTGAGGCTGCCTGCCTACGGAAATAATAGCTTCTACAAAAGCCTTAGCAGAACCATCAAAAAGGGGAATTTCATCCCCGTAAACTTTAATCAAGATGTTATCAATGGATAGGCCATTTAAAGCTGAGAGCAGATGTTCCACATAGATAATGCGATATTTGCCAAGGGCAACCAAAGAAGCCCCGTCAATGGCATGCGCTGTTTCAGGACCTACGGGGATAGAGATAGGAGAGGGAAGATCTGCCCGTTCAAAGACAATACCGTGATTAGGTGGCGCAGGGCAGAGCTCAAGCAAGATTTCCTTGCCGGAAATAACCCCTTCGCCACTTAAGGTAATTGCTTTGGTTATAGTATGTTGAAAAAGCTCCATGGCTTTTACCTTCTTTTTTTCTGGTTAAACCATGCATGTTTTATGCCAAATCTAAAAATCTTGTTTATTAAAGGATTCACAAAGTGATTGTCCAAGAAGTCACACAAAAAGTGTGACTTCTTTTAAACAGTGTTGTAAAAAAGTCACACCCCTGGAAAACCGAGCCTTCTTAGAAGCTTTTCCTCTTTGCGCCAGCCCTTAAGCACTTTGACCCATAGATCCAGATGAACTCGTTTGCCAAAGAGAAATTCCAGTTCCTCCCGGGCCAAGGTTCCTATCTTTTTTAACATTTGTCCGCCTTTTCCAATAACGATTCCTTTTTGGGAGTCTTTTTCCACGTAAATGGTCGCCTGAATGAATATCATGTTTTTTTCTGGATCTTCTTGAAACTCTTCTACCACCACGGCGGTAGCATAAGGAATCTCCTGACGCGTAAGCATAAATACCTTTTCGCGAATAATTTCTGCTGCCAAAAGGCGCTGGGGTTGATCCGTTAAAGTCTCTGGATCGTAATACATGGGGCCTTCTGGAAGAGTTTCGACAATTTCTTTCACCAGTTCGTCAAGACCATCCCTTTCAAGGGCAGAGATGGGGACAATGGCCTTAAAGGGATATATACGCGAGAAAAATTCTATCATGGGCAAAAGCTCGCCTTTTTTAATTAAATCTATTTTGTTAAGCGCAAGAATGGCGGGTTTTTCAGCCTTTTGTAAAATTTCGATGATTTTTTCCTCTGCCTTGGGATTGCGATTACTCACGTCAATGATGAAAACAATGCTATCTACCTCTTCGATAGCCTTCAAAGCCTGCTCTACCATAAGCTTGTTAAACAAATCTTTGGCGTCATGAATCCCCGGAGTATCTACAAAAATTATCTGGAAATTTTCACCTGTTAGCACTCCTCTTATTGGGAAACGCGTTGTCTGAGGCTTAGGGGTAGCAATGGCAACCTTATACCCCAAAAGTTGGTTCAAAAGAGTTGATTTGCCCACATTGGGAAGCCCAATAAGGGCCACGTATCCTGAACGAAATTCTTTATTTTCCTTTTGTTCCATATTTCTCCTCCAATATTTTCAAGGCTTGCTTGGCTGCCTCTTGTTCAGCCGCTTTTTTGGAACGACCTTTGCCTTTGGCTAAAACCTCTCCGTTAAGGCGAACTTCTACCAAAAACTTCTTGGCGTGCTCTGGACCAGAAGCCTCAATGAGCACATACTTTGGCGTTTTTTTAAAACGTGCCTGAGTAATCTCTTGTAACACGGTTTTATAGTCTGAAAGAAGCCCCCTTTTGGCCTGAGGGATTACCCTTGCAAAAGCCCCGCGCACAAACTCAAAGGCCTTTTCATAACCCCTGTCAAGATAAATAGCTGCCACCAAAGCCTCAAAAGCTGAAGCAAGTATCGAGGGCTTTTTGCGCCCGCCTCCCCTTTCTTCACCTGTCCCCAAAAGGATAAGCTCTGAAAGCCCGATCTTTTGAGCCACTTTGCTAAGCCTTTCTTCATTTACCAGCCAGGCTCGCATTTTTGAAAGCTCACCTTCACGGAAATCTTTTCCGTAACGCTCGAAAAGAAGATGGCTTATAACTGCTCCAAGAACCGCATCACCCAAAAATTCCAACAGTTCGTTATCCCCGTAGGGCCAGTCGGGATGGTCTCCCAAAAAAGAGCGATGTGTTAGGGCCTTAAGATAAAAGAGTTCGTTTTTAAAGCGAAACCCCACACATTTAGAAAGCCTTAACAAAAGTTCCTGA
The Thermodesulfatator atlanticus DSM 21156 genome window above contains:
- a CDS encoding methyl-accepting chemotaxis protein, coding for MQKRKKLNLSVKADLQRWLLLKIGVAIVISVGIALAILYAFSHKELGDSLYHAHFTIKHVSDLLLPVILVAGGVCLLTGFFIVIFLPQKIAGPLYRVEEDLKYIASTGDLRKKISLRKGDKFFHSLADAANKLVERVRKDYQDIQDKIDQAQKAIKEGRNEEALKLLSQIKENLKQKS
- the thpR gene encoding RNA 2',3'-cyclic phosphodiesterase — protein: MARLFLAINFPVKVKEKLKELQEDLASSRAQVRWVRPEGIHLTLKFFGEVPEEKIPAIAKVVEQVLKDLRLSELELGIKGMGAFPSLRSPRVVWVGLTGNLKALVLLQQKLEEAFEKIGFPREKRPFVPHVTLGRVKSYQRKEALFNKIKEHLEDEVIPTGEIKIGELILYESTLHPKGAIYTPLKRFPL
- a CDS encoding CinA family nicotinamide mononucleotide deamidase-related protein, coding for MKGAILAVGNELVEGRVLNRTSFLAARTLLLNGYETAEIVTIPDDHELIERYLNDFLKRYQFLIISGGLGPTTDDITNEAVAKALGRPLVRHEDMVARIKARERAQGLSHNPLRLKMAELPQGAELLTYDHAIAGYYLRANDKLIFCLPGVPEEFELLLESRVIPLLKKLLPTDKYFLSRVFKVFGLREADINLALECLLHKENIKIGFYPALPEIHISLLVWDSSFDTAQALFMEVSAKIEKTLGQNIFGHDEDVLESVVGKLLNAKGETLAVAESCTGGLIASRLTRIPGSSAYFERGVVTYSNQAKIEILGVPEEAINRHGAVSKPVALAMAEGVRKLSGTTYGIGVTGIAGPTGGSAQKPVGTVWIGFSCPEDTVAQCFLFPGERHLVQDYAASTALDWLRRYLTYGTLVPSYQFPCKS
- the lpxC gene encoding UDP-3-O-acyl-N-acetylglucosamine deacetylase; this translates as MELFQHTITKAITLSGEGVISGKEILLELCPAPPNHGIVFERADLPSPISIPVGPETAHAIDGASLVALGKYRIIYVEHLLSALNGLSIDNILIKVYGDEIPLFDGSAKAFVEAIISVGRQPQWALRRYVRLEEEIIVREGEKSIVISPADTLAIDYEIDFAHPVIGHQKFSFELSQEKYVSQVCMARTFAFLEDLAVLREKGLLRGGSLENALVLDDKQVLNPDGLHFPDEFVRHKTLDLLGDLYLFGAPILAKIKATRASHKLHLRAVKALGESLYAWRWYPSPGRAPLKPAAVSLPAFAA
- the era gene encoding GTPase Era; the encoded protein is MEQKENKEFRSGYVALIGLPNVGKSTLLNQLLGYKVAIATPKPQTTRFPIRGVLTGENFQIIFVDTPGIHDAKDLFNKLMVEQALKAIEEVDSIVFIIDVSNRNPKAEEKIIEILQKAEKPAILALNKIDLIKKGELLPMIEFFSRIYPFKAIVPISALERDGLDELVKEIVETLPEGPMYYDPETLTDQPQRLLAAEIIREKVFMLTRQEIPYATAVVVEEFQEDPEKNMIFIQATIYVEKDSQKGIVIGKGGQMLKKIGTLAREELEFLFGKRVHLDLWVKVLKGWRKEEKLLRRLGFPGV
- the rnc gene encoding ribonuclease III, which encodes MASNDYLAKYQELLLRLSKCVGFRFKNELFYLKALTHRSFLGDHPDWPYGDNELLEFLGDAVLGAVISHLLFERYGKDFREGELSKMRAWLVNEERLSKVAQKIGLSELILLGTGEERGGGRKKPSILASAFEALVAAIYLDRGYEKAFEFVRGAFARVIPQAKRGLLSDYKTVLQEITQARFKKTPKYVLIEASGPEHAKKFLVEVRLNGEVLAKGKGRSKKAAEQEAAKQALKILEEKYGTKGK